The Streptomyces sp. NBC_01275 genome has a segment encoding these proteins:
- a CDS encoding type I polyketide synthase, translated as MTFTVRSEDMIIGITPFGEPDAGLALAVGRAGGLGVLDLGHGDRRSREALARLRRASPGAFGVRIGPRCRLAPADLGPDGPHTVVLAADAPWPVADLVDGYRVLVEVTDLAGAREAVRAGAHGLIARGAECGGRIGELSTFVLLQQLLAARDVPLPVWACGGIGPRTAAAAVAGGAAGVVLDGQLALLAESALPEPAAAALRTLDGSETVVLAGHRVLLRRGPDAPRVPEDAGPQTVAALLGAQDPRSRLLPVGQDGFLAARFADRWGDVRRTVRALRDAVLDVVRDDAAGAALRAKSPMSGRLGTELPLAQGPMTRVSDGAAFAAAVAAEGALPFLALALADGGRARAMLAETRDAVAGRPWGVGVLGFAPEDVRTAQLEAVRELRPTHAIIAGGRPAQAQALERDGIRTFLHVPSPGLLRQFLEAGSRRFVFEGSECGGHVGPRGSFPLWEAQLAVLDDFLAGPGVDAGDVEVFFAGGVHDERSAAMVAALAAPLTARGAAVGLLMGTAYLFTEEAVAHGAIQPLFQRQVLAAERTALLESAPGHATRCVPSPFAAGYRVEETRLRAEGVPDRRIWEELERLNVGRLRIASKGVTRDPDGALTPVDEQRQLAEGMFMAGEVAVLRSATTTVAALHASVTTGAADFLARRAAELGVAGEASPQEAPAPLDIAVVGMACMFPQAPDLPTFWANVVGGVDAVAEVPPERWDPAVHHGESTPSKWGGFLPRIPFDPLRYGIPPASLGSVEPVQLLSLEAARRALEDAGYGDGGREFDRSRTSVVFGAEAGSDLSNAATLRAVLPSYYGEVPAGLDEQLPQLTEDSFPGMLANVISGRIANRLDLGGANYTVDAACASSLAAVDVACKELVGGTSDVVLCGGADLHNGINDYVLFSSVHALSPTGRSRAFDDSADGIALGEGVACVVLKRLADAERDGDRIYGVIKGLGSSSDGRSLGLTAPRPEGQRSALERAYRNAGVSPADVGLVEAHGTGTVVGDRTELRILGEVFADAGAKAGSCVIGSVKSQIGHTKCAAGLAGLIKTLLSLYTGVRPPTLHVDAPNSAWDADSSPFAFHAEARPWATPVEERIAGVSAFGFGGTNFHVVLGAYADGVPPVRGLDAWPAELFLFRGRDENTARRAAEELLKTAETEHRPWRLRDLALSAARRSDAGGDPVRIAVVATDVDDLVVRLRQALQATESGTGGSGPGGSGPGGSGPGRGVYLADRDPSENAPEGGGKVAFLFPGQGSQRTGMLAELFVAFPELRPYLELGRAHADTLYPPAAFDEAGRERQRAALTDTRAAQPALGIAGLAAHAVLTAAGVRPDMAAGHSYGELVALCAAGALDPQTLLELSAERAAAILTAAGESGEEPGTMAAVSAGAEDVGRALKASGAPDSVVVANRNSPKQTVISGPSDAVADAVRLLREAGLGAKRIPVACAFHSPLVAGAADRFAQALAARPVHAPEFPVWSNRTAAPYADGADAVRAELAAQIGAPVAFVEQVEAMYEAGARVFVEAGPGSVLTGLVGQILGSRPHRTVACEPRPGSGLPGWLDALARLAVAGLPVRTGWLLRGRDAVDAVRTPVPKRPGWTVDGQLVRTASGDLLPGALAPARRVAEPTAYAENLETTVTTNPPHGVPSDRDALISEFLRTSREMIAAQRDVLLTYFGSTPGVQIAAPVVVQSPVLQAAPQLPAAQPVTAAEPIPRSAAAQPVSAPAAPAGPPAPADVQQVVLEIISERTGYPIDMIEPDLDLEADLSIDSIKRAEIAGELAKRLGAGAGADLTSMDDAELEELAKARTAAAVTDWLTARLGAPAAQATGPATAAPTTPAAPAEPVLAAALPEEPEVVGEPPRRHVLRPVLLDAPADATAPGDPSAALAGTRWTVLGDAPEVVARLASYGADVDVHGREHASAEADGPVDGVVYLGALTADDAPVLPDAFPVLKAALARGPRWLLAVRRADGQTPDPRSAGLHGLFRTVAREYPETVARVVDLVDASPDSVAEAVVAEAMAADRTPVVLRTAAGRHGFELVEAPLGALGSTGAGPAGDGVAEAAALGLDRDSVVVLAGGARGITAQFAAALAGAAHCRLELLGRTPAPDGPEDADTAAAHTPAELRAAFAARGGLKPAEINRAAELLLAQREITATLTELTALGSQVRYRCVDFREPEAVFQTVKEIHAEHGRLDGVVHAAGVIEDRLIAEKTPESFQRVYGTKATGADALLTALEELPAAPAFTVLFGSISAVLGNRGQVDYAAANDALETLGAAFAARTGRRAVTVHWGPWAPAAGHAGMVGAELAREYARRGIRLIDPEEGTAALLRELAWGEESATAVVYTASGW; from the coding sequence ATGACGTTCACTGTGCGCTCCGAGGACATGATCATCGGCATCACTCCTTTCGGCGAGCCCGATGCCGGGCTCGCTCTGGCGGTCGGTCGCGCCGGCGGTCTCGGCGTGCTCGATCTCGGCCACGGCGACCGAAGATCACGCGAGGCGCTGGCCCGGCTGCGGCGCGCCTCCCCCGGCGCGTTCGGCGTCCGGATCGGTCCGCGCTGCCGGCTGGCCCCGGCGGATCTGGGCCCGGACGGCCCGCACACGGTCGTCCTCGCCGCGGACGCGCCCTGGCCGGTCGCGGACCTCGTCGACGGGTACCGCGTCCTGGTGGAGGTCACCGATCTGGCGGGCGCGCGGGAGGCCGTGCGCGCCGGGGCCCACGGGCTGATCGCGCGAGGCGCGGAGTGCGGCGGCCGGATCGGCGAGCTGAGCACGTTCGTCCTGCTCCAGCAGCTGCTGGCCGCGCGCGACGTGCCGCTGCCGGTGTGGGCGTGCGGTGGGATCGGCCCGCGCACGGCCGCCGCCGCGGTGGCGGGCGGGGCGGCCGGGGTGGTCCTGGACGGCCAGCTGGCGTTGCTCGCCGAGTCGGCGCTGCCCGAGCCGGCGGCCGCGGCCCTGCGCACCCTGGACGGCTCGGAGACCGTCGTGCTGGCCGGACACCGCGTCCTGCTGCGGCGCGGCCCGGACGCCCCGCGGGTCCCCGAGGACGCCGGTCCGCAGACGGTGGCGGCGCTGCTGGGCGCGCAGGACCCGCGCAGCCGGCTCCTCCCGGTGGGCCAGGACGGTTTTCTCGCCGCCCGCTTCGCCGACCGCTGGGGTGACGTCCGGCGGACGGTGCGTGCGCTGCGGGACGCGGTGCTGGACGTCGTACGCGATGACGCGGCCGGAGCGGCGCTGCGGGCCAAGTCGCCGATGAGTGGGCGGCTGGGCACCGAACTGCCCCTCGCGCAGGGCCCGATGACGCGGGTGAGCGACGGGGCCGCGTTCGCCGCGGCGGTCGCGGCCGAGGGGGCGCTGCCGTTCTTGGCGCTGGCGCTGGCGGACGGCGGGCGGGCGCGGGCGATGCTCGCCGAGACCCGGGACGCGGTGGCCGGCCGACCCTGGGGGGTGGGCGTCCTCGGCTTCGCACCGGAGGACGTGCGCACCGCCCAGCTGGAGGCCGTACGGGAGTTGCGGCCGACGCACGCGATCATCGCGGGCGGACGGCCGGCCCAGGCGCAGGCGCTGGAGCGGGACGGCATCCGGACCTTTCTGCATGTGCCGTCGCCCGGGCTGCTGCGGCAGTTCCTCGAGGCGGGCTCCCGCCGGTTCGTGTTCGAGGGCTCGGAGTGCGGCGGGCACGTCGGACCGCGCGGCAGCTTTCCGCTCTGGGAGGCCCAACTCGCCGTCCTGGACGACTTCTTGGCGGGCCCGGGCGTGGACGCCGGGGACGTCGAGGTGTTCTTCGCGGGCGGGGTGCACGACGAGCGGTCGGCCGCCATGGTCGCCGCGCTCGCCGCGCCGCTGACCGCGCGCGGCGCGGCCGTCGGCCTGCTGATGGGCACCGCCTACCTGTTCACCGAGGAGGCGGTGGCACACGGCGCGATCCAACCCCTGTTCCAGCGGCAGGTGTTGGCCGCCGAGCGCACGGCCCTGCTGGAGTCGGCGCCGGGCCACGCCACCCGCTGCGTGCCCAGCCCGTTCGCGGCCGGCTACCGCGTGGAGGAGACCCGGCTGCGCGCCGAGGGCGTGCCGGACCGGCGGATCTGGGAGGAGCTGGAGCGGCTCAACGTCGGCCGGCTGCGCATCGCCAGCAAGGGCGTCACCCGGGACCCCGACGGCGCGCTCACCCCCGTCGACGAGCAACGCCAGCTCGCCGAGGGGATGTTCATGGCCGGCGAGGTGGCCGTGCTGCGTTCGGCGACCACCACGGTCGCGGCGCTGCACGCCTCCGTGACGACGGGTGCGGCCGACTTCCTCGCCCGGCGGGCGGCCGAACTGGGCGTCGCGGGCGAGGCCTCGCCGCAGGAGGCTCCGGCCCCGCTCGACATCGCTGTCGTCGGCATGGCCTGCATGTTCCCTCAGGCGCCCGACCTGCCCACGTTCTGGGCGAACGTCGTCGGGGGCGTGGACGCGGTCGCCGAGGTCCCGCCGGAGCGCTGGGACCCGGCCGTCCACCACGGCGAGTCCACCCCGTCGAAGTGGGGCGGCTTCCTGCCCCGCATCCCCTTCGACCCGCTGCGCTACGGCATCCCGCCCGCCTCCCTCGGCAGCGTGGAGCCGGTGCAGCTGCTGTCCCTGGAGGCCGCCCGGCGCGCCCTGGAGGACGCCGGATACGGCGACGGGGGGCGGGAGTTCGACCGCTCGCGCACCTCGGTGGTGTTCGGCGCGGAGGCGGGCAGCGACCTGTCGAACGCGGCCACGCTGCGCGCCGTGCTGCCCTCCTACTACGGCGAGGTCCCGGCCGGCCTGGACGAACAGCTCCCGCAGCTCACCGAGGACTCCTTCCCCGGCATGCTGGCCAACGTCATCTCCGGGCGCATCGCCAACCGGCTCGACCTCGGCGGCGCCAACTACACCGTCGACGCCGCCTGCGCGTCCTCGCTCGCCGCGGTCGACGTCGCCTGCAAGGAACTCGTCGGCGGGACCAGCGACGTGGTGCTGTGCGGAGGCGCCGACCTGCACAACGGCATCAACGACTACGTCCTGTTCTCCTCGGTGCACGCCCTCTCCCCCACCGGCCGCTCCCGCGCCTTCGACGACTCGGCGGACGGCATCGCGCTCGGCGAGGGCGTGGCCTGCGTCGTCCTCAAGCGCCTCGCGGACGCCGAGCGCGACGGCGACCGGATCTACGGCGTCATCAAGGGCCTCGGCTCCTCCAGCGACGGCCGCTCCCTCGGCCTGACCGCACCCCGCCCCGAGGGCCAGCGCTCCGCGCTGGAGCGGGCCTACCGCAACGCGGGCGTCTCACCGGCCGACGTCGGGCTCGTCGAGGCGCACGGCACCGGGACGGTGGTCGGCGACCGCACCGAACTACGCATCCTCGGCGAGGTGTTCGCCGACGCCGGAGCCAAGGCGGGCAGCTGTGTGATCGGCTCGGTGAAGTCGCAGATCGGACACACCAAGTGCGCCGCGGGCCTGGCCGGGCTCATCAAGACGCTGCTGTCGCTGTACACGGGCGTACGGCCGCCCACCCTGCACGTCGACGCGCCCAACTCGGCCTGGGACGCGGACAGCAGCCCGTTCGCCTTCCACGCCGAGGCGAGGCCCTGGGCGACCCCGGTCGAGGAACGGATCGCCGGGGTGAGCGCGTTCGGCTTCGGCGGCACCAACTTCCATGTGGTGCTGGGCGCTTACGCCGACGGCGTGCCCCCGGTGCGCGGGCTGGACGCCTGGCCGGCCGAGCTGTTCCTGTTCCGCGGACGGGACGAGAACACGGCCCGCCGTGCCGCTGAGGAACTCCTCAAGACCGCCGAGACCGAGCACCGGCCCTGGCGGCTGCGGGACCTGGCGCTGAGCGCGGCCCGCCGCTCGGACGCCGGCGGGGATCCGGTGCGCATCGCGGTCGTGGCGACGGACGTCGACGATCTCGTCGTACGCCTGCGGCAGGCGCTGCAAGCGACGGAGTCGGGGACGGGCGGGTCGGGTCCGGGCGGGTCGGGTCCGGGCGGGTCGGGTCCGGGGCGCGGGGTGTACCTCGCCGACCGGGACCCGTCCGAGAACGCGCCCGAGGGCGGCGGCAAGGTCGCCTTCCTCTTCCCCGGGCAGGGCAGTCAACGCACGGGCATGCTCGCCGAGTTGTTCGTGGCCTTTCCCGAGCTGCGGCCCTATCTGGAGCTCGGGCGGGCCCACGCGGACACGCTGTATCCGCCGGCCGCGTTCGACGAGGCCGGGCGGGAGCGGCAGCGGGCCGCGCTGACCGACACCCGGGCGGCGCAGCCGGCCCTCGGCATCGCCGGGCTCGCCGCGCACGCCGTGCTCACCGCGGCCGGGGTGCGCCCCGACATGGCCGCCGGGCACAGCTACGGCGAACTGGTCGCCCTCTGCGCGGCCGGCGCCCTCGACCCGCAGACGCTGCTGGAGCTGAGCGCCGAGCGGGCGGCGGCGATCCTCACGGCGGCCGGGGAGTCGGGCGAGGAGCCCGGGACGATGGCCGCGGTCTCGGCCGGCGCCGAGGACGTCGGCCGGGCGCTGAAGGCGTCGGGCGCACCGGACTCCGTCGTCGTCGCCAACCGCAACTCTCCGAAGCAGACGGTGATCTCGGGCCCCTCGGACGCCGTCGCCGACGCCGTGCGGCTGCTGCGCGAGGCGGGCCTCGGGGCCAAGCGGATCCCCGTGGCCTGCGCCTTCCACAGCCCACTGGTCGCAGGCGCCGCCGACCGGTTCGCGCAGGCCCTCGCGGCCCGTCCGGTGCACGCGCCCGAGTTCCCGGTGTGGTCCAACCGCACGGCGGCCCCGTACGCCGACGGCGCCGACGCGGTGCGCGCCGAGCTGGCCGCGCAGATCGGCGCGCCCGTCGCCTTCGTCGAGCAGGTGGAGGCGATGTACGAGGCGGGGGCCCGGGTCTTCGTCGAGGCCGGTCCCGGGTCGGTGCTGACCGGGCTGGTCGGGCAGATCCTGGGGAGCCGTCCGCACCGCACGGTGGCCTGCGAGCCGCGCCCCGGCAGCGGTCTGCCCGGCTGGCTCGACGCCCTGGCCCGGCTCGCCGTCGCGGGGCTGCCCGTGCGCACCGGGTGGCTGCTGCGCGGCCGGGACGCCGTGGACGCCGTACGCACCCCGGTGCCGAAGCGCCCCGGCTGGACGGTGGACGGACAGCTGGTCCGCACCGCCTCCGGCGACCTTCTGCCCGGCGCGCTCGCCCCTGCCCGTCGCGTCGCGGAGCCCACCGCGTACGCGGAGAACCTGGAGACGACTGTGACGACCAACCCCCCACACGGCGTCCCGTCCGACCGGGACGCGCTGATCTCCGAATTCCTGCGCACCAGCCGGGAGATGATCGCCGCCCAACGGGACGTCCTGCTCACCTACTTCGGATCGACCCCCGGGGTGCAGATCGCCGCCCCCGTGGTCGTGCAGTCGCCGGTGCTCCAGGCGGCTCCCCAACTCCCGGCGGCCCAACCGGTGACGGCCGCCGAGCCGATCCCCCGGTCCGCTGCCGCGCAGCCCGTATCGGCCCCGGCCGCCCCGGCCGGTCCCCCGGCGCCCGCCGACGTCCAACAGGTCGTGCTGGAGATCATCAGCGAGCGCACCGGCTACCCCATCGACATGATCGAGCCCGACCTCGACCTGGAGGCGGACCTCAGCATCGACTCCATCAAGCGGGCCGAGATCGCCGGTGAACTGGCCAAGCGCCTGGGCGCCGGAGCCGGCGCCGACCTGACCTCCATGGACGACGCCGAGCTGGAGGAACTGGCGAAGGCGCGGACCGCCGCCGCGGTGACCGACTGGCTCACGGCACGGCTGGGCGCACCGGCCGCGCAGGCCACCGGCCCCGCCACCGCCGCTCCCACCACTCCTGCCGCTCCCGCCGAGCCGGTCCTGGCCGCCGCGCTCCCCGAGGAGCCGGAGGTCGTCGGCGAACCGCCCAGGCGGCACGTCCTGCGCCCGGTCCTGCTCGACGCCCCCGCCGACGCCACTGCTCCCGGCGACCCGTCGGCCGCGCTCGCCGGGACCCGCTGGACCGTCCTCGGCGACGCCCCCGAGGTCGTCGCCCGCCTGGCGTCGTACGGCGCCGACGTCGACGTACACGGCCGGGAGCATGCGTCGGCGGAGGCGGACGGGCCGGTGGACGGGGTGGTGTATCTGGGGGCGCTCACGGCCGACGACGCGCCGGTGCTGCCGGACGCGTTCCCCGTGCTCAAGGCGGCGCTGGCGCGCGGTCCGCGGTGGCTGCTGGCCGTCCGCCGGGCCGACGGCCAGACGCCGGACCCGCGCTCGGCGGGGCTGCACGGGCTGTTCCGCACCGTCGCCCGGGAGTACCCGGAGACGGTCGCGCGGGTCGTCGACCTGGTCGACGCCTCGCCGGACTCCGTCGCGGAGGCCGTGGTCGCGGAGGCCATGGCGGCGGACCGCACCCCGGTCGTGCTGCGGACCGCGGCCGGCCGGCACGGCTTCGAGCTGGTCGAGGCCCCGCTGGGCGCGCTCGGCAGCACCGGCGCGGGACCGGCCGGGGACGGGGTCGCCGAGGCGGCCGCGCTCGGCCTGGACCGGGACTCCGTGGTGGTGCTGGCGGGCGGTGCGCGGGGCATCACCGCACAGTTCGCCGCCGCGCTCGCCGGGGCCGCCCACTGCCGTCTGGAGCTGCTGGGCCGTACGCCCGCGCCGGACGGCCCCGAGGACGCGGACACCGCTGCCGCGCACACCCCGGCCGAACTGCGTGCGGCGTTCGCCGCCCGCGGCGGTCTCAAGCCGGCCGAGATCAACCGGGCCGCCGAACTCCTGCTGGCCCAGCGGGAGATCACCGCGACGCTGACCGAGCTCACCGCGCTCGGCAGCCAGGTCCGCTACCGCTGCGTCGACTTCCGGGAGCCCGAGGCGGTGTTCCAGACGGTGAAGGAGATCCATGCGGAGCACGGCCGGCTCGACGGCGTGGTGCACGCGGCCGGGGTGATCGAGGACCGGCTGATCGCCGAGAAGACGCCCGAGTCCTTCCAGCGCGTCTACGGCACCAAGGCGACCGGCGCGGACGCCCTGCTCACCGCGCTGGAGGAGCTGCCCGCCGCGCCCGCGTTCACCGTGCTGTTCGGCTCGATCTCGGCCGTCCTCGGCAACCGGGGCCAGGTGGACTACGCGGCCGCCAACGACGCCCTGGAGACCCTGGGGGCCGCCTTCGCGGCCCGGACCGGCCGGCGCGCGGTGACCGTGCACTGGGGGCCGTGGGCGCCCGCGGCCGGTCACGCCGGCATGGTCGGGGCCGAGCTGGCCCGCGAGTACGCCCGGCGCGGCATCCGGCTGATCGACCCCGAGGAGGGCACCGCGGCGCTGCTGCGGGAGCTGGCCTGGGGCGAGGAGTCGGCCACGGCCGTCGTCTACACCGCGTCGGGCTGGTGA
- a CDS encoding CoA transferase, whose product MVENTALGEGRWEEQGEERWIGTVAPYLGPLAEVVGDFTALTGVPVDLPTALFLRARLAGLGPPGRTSAGGSCRLLATADGWAAVNLARPDDTAALPALLALLGAPGADLPGAARNVTSAELACSAQLLGIPAAAHASAGDDRPPVRAARHGERRPRALAGLRILDLSALWAGPLCARLLGLAGAEVTKVESDARPDGARSGPPDFYRWLHDGHESRVLDFATGAVAALAAEADVVVEASRPRALRRLGVHAERFLAARPGRVWVSITGYGRDDDRIAFGDDAAVAGGLTGRDPHGAPVFLGDALADPVTGLYAAHATARSLAAGGGELLCVSMSACAAALARSGGPAAVTGGGRGPLC is encoded by the coding sequence GTGGTGGAGAACACCGCTCTTGGCGAGGGGCGGTGGGAGGAGCAGGGGGAGGAGCGGTGGATCGGGACCGTGGCCCCGTACCTCGGCCCTCTCGCCGAGGTCGTGGGCGACTTCACCGCCCTCACCGGTGTGCCGGTCGATCTGCCCACCGCCCTGTTCCTCCGGGCGCGCCTGGCCGGCCTCGGGCCGCCCGGCCGCACCTCGGCGGGCGGTTCCTGCCGGCTCCTCGCCACGGCGGACGGCTGGGCCGCCGTGAACCTGGCCCGCCCCGACGACACCGCCGCACTGCCCGCGCTCCTGGCCCTCCTGGGGGCTCCGGGAGCGGACCTGCCCGGTGCGGCACGGAACGTCACGTCCGCCGAACTCGCCTGCTCCGCCCAGCTGTTGGGCATCCCGGCGGCGGCCCACGCCTCGGCCGGCGACGACCGGCCCCCCGTACGCGCCGCACGTCACGGAGAGCGCCGGCCGCGCGCTCTCGCCGGTCTCCGCATCCTCGACCTCTCCGCGCTGTGGGCCGGCCCGCTCTGCGCCCGACTCCTGGGGCTGGCCGGGGCCGAGGTCACGAAGGTGGAGAGCGACGCCAGACCCGACGGGGCCCGCTCCGGGCCCCCTGACTTCTATCGCTGGCTGCACGACGGCCACGAGAGCCGGGTGCTCGACTTCGCCACGGGGGCCGTCGCCGCACTGGCCGCCGAGGCGGACGTCGTCGTCGAGGCCTCCCGGCCGAGGGCGCTGCGCCGGCTCGGCGTCCACGCCGAACGCTTCCTGGCGGCCCGCCCTGGCCGCGTCTGGGTGAGCATCACCGGGTACGGGCGGGACGACGACCGCATCGCCTTCGGCGACGACGCGGCCGTGGCCGGCGGTCTGACCGGCCGCGATCCGCACGGTGCCCCGGTCTTCCTCGGCGACGCCCTCGCCGACCCCGTCACCGGCCTGTACGCCGCCCACGCGACCGCCCGCTCCCTGGCGGCCGGAGGCGGCGAACTGCTGTGCGTGTCCATGTCGGCCTGCGCCGCGGCACTGGCCCGCTCCGGCGGGCCGGCGGCTGTGACCGGGGGCGGACGGGGGCCGCTGTGCTGA
- a CDS encoding amidohydrolase family protein, with protein sequence MLIRDVGVVGWGRVDVRVEGGRVVEVGRRLAGSVDVDGRGGALLPGLHDHHVHLTALAAEAASVRVGPAELRGREELAAALRGGAPGEWVRAVGYHESVAGELDRRVLDEIAPDRPVRVQHRSGAMWFLNSAALHATGLDQEKGDGDGRLWRADARLRRLVPPVRLDVEAVGRRAARLGVTGFTNADPHPADDLARTLSALPQRLLVMGVDPPVKLMLDDPTLPAPAELAAAVARLRPRPVAVHCVTRVQLLVTLLALDEAGPVEGDRIEHAAVVPAETVDWIRRLGVTVVTQPHFPVERAQAYAVDVHPDDRPHLYRCRTLAEAGVPVAAGTDAPYGTHDPWAVMRAAVDRADGEGVTPQAALNLFLGSPEHPASTRRLTAGSVADLCLLHVPLHEALDVLSADVVRGAYVGGRRIHPL encoded by the coding sequence GTGCTGATCCGGGACGTCGGGGTGGTGGGGTGGGGCCGTGTCGACGTGCGGGTCGAGGGTGGGCGGGTCGTCGAGGTCGGGCGGCGGTTGGCCGGGTCGGTCGACGTGGACGGGCGGGGCGGCGCGCTGCTTCCGGGGCTGCACGACCACCACGTCCACCTGACCGCCCTCGCCGCCGAGGCGGCCTCCGTACGGGTCGGCCCCGCCGAGTTGCGCGGCCGGGAGGAGCTGGCGGCGGCGCTGCGCGGCGGAGCGCCGGGGGAGTGGGTGCGGGCCGTCGGCTACCACGAGAGCGTCGCCGGAGAGCTCGACCGCCGGGTGCTGGACGAGATCGCCCCCGACCGGCCGGTGCGCGTCCAGCACCGCAGCGGCGCGATGTGGTTCCTCAACAGCGCCGCCCTGCACGCGACCGGGCTGGATCAGGAGAAGGGCGACGGCGACGGGCGGCTGTGGCGGGCGGACGCGCGCCTGCGCCGACTCGTCCCGCCGGTCCGCCTCGACGTCGAGGCGGTCGGCCGACGGGCGGCCCGGCTCGGCGTCACCGGGTTCACCAACGCCGACCCGCACCCCGCCGACGACCTCGCCCGGACCCTGTCGGCGCTGCCGCAGCGGCTGCTGGTGATGGGCGTCGACCCGCCCGTGAAGCTGATGCTCGACGACCCGACCCTCCCCGCCCCGGCCGAACTCGCCGCCGCCGTCGCCCGGTTGCGCCCCCGCCCGGTCGCCGTCCACTGCGTGACGCGGGTACAGCTGCTGGTGACCCTGCTCGCCCTGGACGAGGCCGGCCCGGTCGAGGGCGACCGGATCGAGCACGCGGCCGTCGTCCCCGCCGAGACGGTCGACTGGATCCGACGGCTCGGCGTCACCGTGGTGACCCAGCCGCACTTCCCCGTGGAACGCGCCCAGGCCTACGCCGTCGACGTCCACCCCGACGACCGCCCCCACCTCTACCGCTGCCGCACCCTGGCCGAGGCCGGCGTCCCGGTCGCCGCCGGCACCGACGCGCCGTACGGCACGCACGACCCGTGGGCGGTGATGCGGGCGGCCGTCGACCGGGCCGACGGGGAGGGCGTCACACCGCAGGCGGCCCTGAACCTGTTCCTCGGCTCACCCGAACACCCCGCCTCCACGCGCCGGTTGACGGCGGGCTCCGTCGCCGACCTGTGCCTGCTCCACGTACCCCTGCACGAGGCGCTCGACGTGCTCTCGGCGGACGTCGTGCGGGGCGCGTATGTCGGGGGCCGGCGGATTCACCCGCTGTAA
- a CDS encoding SDR family NAD(P)-dependent oxidoreductase, whose amino-acid sequence MDEEKGAVEDFSHRPGVAFVAGGTGGIGAAVVRALAARGSAVAFTYRSAREAAEALAAEAEGAEGANRAKALVPLPVDLTDERATARAVAETAQAYGGIHTLVYAAGPHVPMRHLSRVSPGEYRAQLEADAVAFFNLVHPALPVLRESRGSVVAVTTVATRRFPVRDGLSSGAKGAVEAVARALAAEEGRYGVRVNCVAPGMLSDGIAARLIASGELDDEALAVTRRNIPLRRFGTAADIAEAVTFLASDRAGFITGQALGVDGGYSV is encoded by the coding sequence ATGGACGAAGAGAAGGGGGCCGTCGAGGACTTCTCCCACCGGCCGGGCGTCGCGTTCGTCGCGGGCGGCACCGGCGGCATCGGCGCGGCGGTCGTGCGGGCCCTGGCGGCCCGCGGGAGCGCGGTGGCGTTCACCTACCGGTCCGCCCGGGAGGCGGCCGAGGCCCTCGCCGCCGAGGCGGAGGGGGCGGAGGGGGCGAACCGGGCGAAGGCGCTGGTGCCGCTCCCCGTGGACCTGACCGACGAGCGGGCGACGGCCCGGGCGGTGGCCGAGACCGCGCAGGCGTACGGCGGGATCCACACACTGGTGTACGCGGCCGGGCCGCATGTGCCGATGCGCCACCTCAGCCGGGTGTCGCCGGGCGAGTACCGCGCCCAACTCGAGGCCGACGCCGTGGCGTTCTTCAATCTCGTCCATCCCGCCCTGCCGGTGCTGCGCGAGAGCCGGGGCAGCGTCGTCGCCGTCACCACCGTGGCCACCCGCCGCTTCCCGGTGCGCGACGGGCTGTCCTCAGGCGCGAAGGGCGCCGTCGAGGCGGTCGCCCGCGCCCTGGCCGCCGAGGAGGGACGGTACGGGGTCCGCGTCAACTGCGTCGCTCCCGGCATGCTCTCCGACGGCATCGCGGCCCGGCTGATCGCCTCCGGCGAGCTGGACGACGAGGCGCTCGCCGTCACCCGGCGTAACATCCCGCTGCGCAGGTTCGGCACGGCGGCGGACATCGCGGAAGCCGTGACCTTCCTCGCCTCCGACCGGGCCGGGTTCATCACCGGGCAGGCGCTGGGCGTCGACGGGGGCTACAGCGTGTGA